The proteins below are encoded in one region of Sminthopsis crassicaudata isolate SCR6 chromosome 1, ASM4859323v1, whole genome shotgun sequence:
- the FIGNL1 gene encoding fidgetin-like protein 1 — protein sequence MQTPSTRSLHLSEWQKNYFDITSGTCTPSQKADAYRAQILRIQYAWANSEISQDCATKLFRKYADKYSAIIDSDNVETGLNNYAENILTMAKCQQTDSGKWQSGLTINNVFKLNSVQEMMQAGRKFKDSLLAPADASVVIHKGVSAFGFSKPKSNCTEQTISTPEKPMSLIHPQNSQLSIMTKTTGDFPASSMPLDELPSAKVHVAPLFGNVKMTGDTTKANTVALNVSSNQSFFHSGHGNPRKKKAFYDSGSNGTEALSDPTLNKTLDNAEATGHRDENSLSSFKTAKEQLWIDQQKKNHQSQRAPSLSYGGVKKSLGAGRSRGIFGKFVPPLAKQDSRDEKVGIQCKPQGAGPTEPAHPIDERLKNLEPKMIELIMNEIMDHGPPVNWEDIAGVEFAKTTIKEIVVWPMLRPDIFTGLRGPPKGILLFGPPGTGKTLIGKCIASQSGATFFSISASSLTSKWVGEGEKMVRALFAVARCQQPAVIFIDEIDSLLSQRGDGEHESSRRIKTEFLVQLDGATTSSEERILVVGATNRPQEIDEAARRRLVKRLYIPLPEASARKQIVKNLMAKEHFCLTEEEISLIVKQSDGFSGADMTQLCREASLGPIRSLQTIDIATVTPDQVRPIAFVDFENAFRTVRPSVSLKDLELYENWNKTFGCGK from the coding sequence ATGCAGACCCCAAGCACTAGGTCTCTGCATTTGAGTGAATGGCAGAAGAATTACTTTGATATCACCTCTGGCACCTGTACTCCAAGCCAGAAGGCAGATGCCTACCGTGCACAGATTTTACGCATTCAATATGCATGGGCAAATTCTGAAATTTCTCAGGATTGTGCTACCAAACTTTTTAGAAAATATGCAGACAAATACTCTGCAATTATCGACTCTGACAATGTAGAGACTGGCTTGAATAACTATGCAGAAAACATTTTGACCATGGCAAAATGCCAGCAAACTGACAGTGGCAAATGGCAATCTGGATTAACaataaataatgttttcaaattaaaTAGTGTGCAAGAAATGATGCAGGCTGGCAGAAAGTTCAAAGACTCTCTCTTGGCTCCAGCAGATGCATCTGTAGTAATTCATAAAGGGGTCAGTGCCTTTGGTTTTTCTAAACCCAAATCTAATTGTACAGAACAGACAATCAGCACTCCAGAGAAACCAATGTCCTTGATTCACCCTCAGAACAGTCAGTTGTCTATCATGACCAAAACTACAGGTGATTTTCCTGCATCCTCTATGCCTTTAGATGAACTGCCCAGTGCAAAGGTCCATGTTGCTCCATTATTTGGAAATGTCAAAATGACAGGGGATACTACCAAAGCCAATACAGTAGCATTAAATGTGTCATCAAAtcaatcattttttcattctgGACATGGAAAtccaaggaaaaaaaaggctttttatgATTCTGGCAGTAATGGTACTGAAGCGCTTTCTGATCCCACACTGAACAAGACTCTTGATAATGCTGAAGCCACTGGCCACAGGGATGAGAACAGCCTGTCTAGTTTTAAAACTGCAAAAGAACAACTATGGATAgatcaacaaaagaaaaaccacCAATCCCAGCGTGCACCAAGCCTTTCATATGGTGGAGTAAAAAAATCTCTGGGAGCTGGCAGATCTCGGGGCATATTTGGCAAGTTTGTTCCTCCCCTAGCCAAACAGGATAGTAGAGATGAGAAAGTAGGAATACAGTGTAAACCTCAGGGGGCTGGGCCTACAGAACCAGCTCATCCAATTGATGAACGTTTGAAGAATTTAGAGCCAAAGATGATTGAACTTATTATGAATGAGATCATGGATCATGGCCCACCAGTAAACTGGGAAGATATAGCAGGAGTTGAATTTGCTAAAACCACAATAAAGGAGATAGTTGTGTGGCCTATGTTAAGACCAGACATCTTTACTGGATTACGAGGACCTCCCAAAGGGATCTTACTTTTTGGTCCTCCTGGAACAGGTAAAACTCTAATTGGCAAGTGCATTGCAAGCCAATCGGGGGCAACATTCTTTAGTATCAGTGCTTCTTCCTTAACTTCTAAATGGGTgggtgaaggggaaaaaatggtccGTGCCCTGTTTGCTGTTGCAAGATGTCAACAGCCAGCTGTCATATTTATTGACGAAATTGATTCCTTGTTGTCACAGCGTGGAGATGGTGAGCATGAATCTTCCAGAAGGATAAAAACTGAATTTTTAGTTCAGTTAGATGGAGCAACCACATCTTCTGAAGAACGTATTTTAGTGGTTGGAGCAACTAATCGTCCACAAGAAATTGATGAGGCTGCTCGGAGAAGATTGGTAAAGAGATTATATATTCCACTCCCAGAAGCTTCAGCAAGAAAGCAAATAGTAAAAAATCTGATGGCCAAGGAACATTTTTGTCTTACTGAGGAAGAAATATCCCTTATTGTTAAGCAATCTGATGGATTCTCTGGGGCAGATATGACACAGCTATGCCGAGAAGCTTCTTTAGGTCCTATCCGAAGTTTACAGACAATTGACATTGCCACAGTCACACCAGACCAAGTTCGACCGATAGCTTTTGTtgattttgaaaatgcttttcgAACTGTGCGCCCAAGTGTGTCTCTAAAAGATTTGGAACTATATGAAAACTGGAATAAAACTTTTGGTTGTggaaagtaa